CGTTGTTGAAAAGGCTAAACAAGACAAGATAAGTGCTATTATCAGAGCTCAAGTAAGAAGGAAATCAAAAGGCTAGGCTCTCATTCTGCATACAATTTTCATTTGATCATCAAGGTGAGGCTACAAGTGCACAACTGATGAGCAAAACTATTGCTAACAATCCGACAATTATCACCCTAAGGAAGATTGAAGCTGGGAGAGAAATCGCTCGCACAATATCAAAATCTTCCACTAAGGCTTATCTTAACACGGATGATCTCTTGCTGAACCTTCAGGAGATGAATTTGGAGCCTGCTGTGAAAAGATAGGCATACTATATTTTGAGTTGTCTCATCTTTTAGTTGGAATGGACTTATTAATAATTCAGTGTAACAGGCCAAGTGATTGGTAAATTCTACAAGTAAATCTTTTAATAGTTTATTTGCAAGTCAACGACTTTCACAACTTACATCtattttagatttctttttcttcccGACTGTTCCCACAAGAGTTGTTGGTTCGCGATGAAAAAACATAAATACATTTTTTCTCTTTACTTGAGTCTTGGCAGAGtatttgtttagaaaatctaTTGGGACCTTGAATCCAAAGATGTCAATTGCGGGGAAACATTTATACATTAATTTAGTACATCAAAGAAATTAACACAAACTTCtacacatttttgttttcttcttttttcagAGTTTGGTTTGTTCACAacaaattttcttttttcaattctTCATTGGTAGTATTATCCATTGTTGGTAAGATGAGAAGGTAGCCCTATCCTATTGCATGAGCAAAGCTACCACACATCCCAAAATAGCACCTGCAATAACCTGCAGCAAAAGATTCCAATTACAATCAAAATTAACTTTCTATATAAGACCTTTAACAcaatctcaatttttttttttttgatagaaacAAAGGTTTCAATGTGATGCCTCCCATTCGCACAAACATGTAGCTATGATACGTACACACCCTGACTTGAATCCTAACCCATGTATGTAACAAGATAAACAAGTAAAATTGAGGTTCCAACAAATTACTTTATACTCATATCAGACTCCATTCATGTATCAATGTATGTACTGTTCAAGCAAACATGTTTATACACTAACGTTCCATTCCAATATTGAAGGAATTagaagggtaaataccattttggaccctctgttttacaaaagttaccaattggaccctgtgttttgttaaatgacaaaatggaccctgtattttctaaaatagtacaaataagaccctgaattgattttttgtcaaaataaagtttaattataatccgatctaaaagtgctatatgacaaaactgtttacattttttgtacctgttcgtattaagcattgtcttcaagttagttgtattaaaaaaaaagttatcaaaaattaagctcagggtcctatttttactattttagaaaatacagggtccattttgtcatttaacaaaacacagggtccaatctgtaacttttgcaaaacacagggtccaaaatggtatttacccgaaTTAGAAACTAGGAATCTTGCTGATATGAAAGGAAGTATTACAAATCTTTCCAAACTTTTCGAGACACTTGAATATCTCCCAGAGTAAATTTtactataaataatacaaatttattTGCCTTCTTACAATCAATCAGCCCCACTAGCTATACTAACTAAGCCTTAACTGTTTCTTTAGCTCACCCTTTAGGACTATTAACATAACTCACTTAAACACATTCAATCTCAGACAGTaagaggcgtttggttgggaggaataaaaatataagaataagaatgagaataggaataggaataggaataggaatggaataaaatttaaaatgcataaaaaaattgattaaaaaaatcattaaattttttttcttgttacattggaatggtcattcctttctttttaaaatggaatagccattccaccaaaatggtggaaagagcattccattggaatgccattccaatactttaaaatgcaaccaaacaaaggaatggaatgaaaattgtttcctttccatttcattacctccaaccaaacgccacctaagagTTTGACAACTCAGCTTCTATAATCCTAATTACTTTTAATGGTTAGAATAATGTTAAGGTGTAACACATATGACTTTCTATTTGGCAAAACGATATTACTGACAATAGCATTTTCTATATCGTCACTTACCAAACATACAAACAAAAATAAGGTAGAAGTTTCATTTTCAGGAAAGTTTTTTTGATTCACTTACTAACAAGATAATGAACACCAAGATCAAACATTTTAATAGACCCACTAAAATGGTTTTACCAGCAATGCAAGTTTTCATGGTAGAAGGGGAATAGTAAAGTAACCTGGAGAGGTGTATGGCCGAGTGAATCTCGTAAGGGTCTAACATTAGAGACAGGATGTTCTGGAGGTAGCTCGCATACTATCTGGTTTAATAACTGCAATATGCAACATATCAGCAATTTCATTAACATTCACATTAACAATTTGCAGGAATTATTCTCTTGAATACTATTAAGAATAAACCAACAACTTAAAAATGAAATGTTAAGAAATAAGATGTCACACGAACcctaagaaaagaagaagaatagcCGCAAGAAATAGAGAGCATATTTTAGCTAAAGGAACTAACGAAACAAAACAACAATTAGTGAGCTGGAAAACTAGGAAACACTATCATGCACCAAATATTATTCAATTCTTGATTCAAGAAACCGTTGAgttattttgaaatgaaatgAGCATCTACAAAAGAATAGATCTTACTTCGGCTTGCTGGCCAGCATGGAGTCTTACACCAGAAGCATCATACATTACCtgcaataaaaatattaaataaataaaccaacTATTTTTAATTGAATTCGTGTACagtaattatttatgaaaacaATATCATGATTAGAAAAGGATTTCCAATACAAATGACAAAGTTATACCAGAACCATTCAGGCATGCCCTACAATTTCTAGGTATAAAAAAACTATAGCAATTGCTAAGTAGAATGTAGGAGGGCTAGAACCACAGACTTTGTGGGAGAGGACCACATGTTTGACCCATTTGAGCTACCTTCTTCGGTTAAATGAAAGTTTcttataaactaaaaaatatccATCCATCGGTGGAATGTGCATGAACACATCTTAGGGATCCagcttttaaatttaatattgttTGCCCTTGAACCACCGAAACAAACAAGTGTAACAAAAACCAGATGCTTGACTGAACTAACAAATATATACAAGCATCAAAAATTTTCGTTGTTAAAATCTTGAATAAACAGCACCATATTTGATAATAACTGAACCCCACCAACTTACATGCTGACATTAGAAATAGAAGACATTCATATATCAGCTGGATAGCTTCCTAATTTGATGCAGAATGATTGAACAGAATGACCATGCTAACTTAAAAGAATGAACAAGACCTGGTTAAGAGTTACATACAACACATGCCAAAACCACAGCGATGGCAAATGCTGGTCCTCCAGTTCCTTCATGTAAACCAATTGTAACTGCAAGTGATGTCACAGTAGCTGAATGCGACGATGGCATTCCTCCAGACCCGAGCATCCTTCTCGAATCCCATCTCTTCTCCTTGTACCTGCACTTCTATGAGAAATATACTAAAAGACAaacaaaaacttacaaataaccAAGAGATTTAAGGTCAGAGAGCAATAGCTCCATGAGATTAAACCCATCATTACTTTAAAGACCTACCTAGCAATATGCTAGAGATTCCTGCCTCCTGAAGATTGTAGGGTTCAGGACTAGTATCAAAAGTAATAAAGAGAAAGGAAGGGAGAAAAAAACACCAATCTCTTCTTCTAACTAGAACATGTTGTTACGACAAATTGTATATATTGTGCAGGTATGCCATTTCTATAAGCATTACAAAAACTCCTTTTAGCCTCAAAAGAACACAAAACCATAAGTTGCCTATTCTCACAAACAAATAATCCATCTGAAACCCAAAGAACAGTTTAGctctaaacaaaaattaaattaaaatgggGGGCAAGTTTCAAACAAACAACTGCCTAATCAAAGAACTT
This Cannabis sativa cultivar Pink pepper isolate KNU-18-1 chromosome 6, ASM2916894v1, whole genome shotgun sequence DNA region includes the following protein-coding sequences:
- the LOC115695750 gene encoding uncharacterized protein LOC115695750 gives rise to the protein MDEVITAADASSSFRSSTYQPTTIPSNLPLLSAFLAFALAQFLKLFTTWYKEKRWDSRRMLGSGGMPSSHSATVTSLAVTIGLHEGTGGPAFAIAVVLACVVMYDASGVRLHAGQQAELLNQIVCELPPEHPVSNVRPLRDSLGHTPLQVIAGAILGCVVALLMQ